ATCAGGAGGAGAGCTGCTGGTGCTCTGCCCAGCACAGAAGAGTTTAAGACAGAGTTTTAAAAGGGTTGATTTGCAGTGATTTAAAGTGACTAAAAATGGCATGGAACTGGTCTGTGGTTCCAATTTATCCTCAGACATGCACACGCCCGCCTGATGTGTGGTGATGTCCAATAACAGAGTGAATTTGAGCATGGTCTTCGTCCTATAACGAGTGGTGAAACACAAACCGTGTTGTTGCTCATCCATCCCAGAAACCTCTCCAACCAGAGATGTGGGCTTGAAGCTCCGGGAGGCTCTAAAGCAGCAGCTGGCCATCATCCACGAACGTGTGGAGGCCAAGAAGCTGGCCAAGCTGGCTCTGGCTGAGGTCAGACAGCTCCTGGccaaagaggaggaggacaagGAGCTGGAGCTAGGGAGGAAGGAAATAACGGCCAGAGTGAAGGAAAGAGTGGCCACCAGGCtgcaagaggaagaggagaagataGAAAAAGAAGAGATGGAAAAGGCTCTGGAAAAACTAAGGAAGGAAAAAGCAAAACAACTGGATGagaaaaaggaagagaaagaggagagcaaGGAGGAGAAAGAAGGGGAGATGAAATCTAAGAAAGGAatggagaaagaggagaagtCAGAGAAAAAGGTGGAGGGAATGGGTAAGAAGGCACAGGAGGAAGACaaggggagagggaaagagtCTGCCAAAGGAAAAAAGCGAAACAAAGCTGAGAAATCTGACAGAGGCAGGAAATGAAGTAAGATGTTTTTCGAGGAATGTTTTGATCCAGCCAGTGTTGGCCATTTCAAcattcaaaattaactttttcaaatcaaGGGCCAAGGTGGCTGGTAGATGAAATGATTAAAATTGATATCAGCTATGCTTTTAACTATTGCATTGCCATTATTACTATTGGTCTCGTATGCGATTCTCTTAATCAGTATTATAGAAGTGTGCAGTAATTACTCTAGTTAAACAAACTGTATGCagaaatattaatttaattgttttaacACTAAAGTGTAACACATTTGAATTGGTGCACTCAGTGGTATTCATCTTATGTGCAAGAAAGATCATTTAGAAGTTTGAGAATATAAACATTATGgtataataacagtaataagTTCAGAGTAATACTCTTTGGCCTGAGTTTCACAGCATTCAGGGAATCACTCACGCAATAAATCTCCACACAGCAAGCAGGTTTTGTTTCAACTGGCCGTATGGAAGCAACAAGTCTGCCTACCTCGTGTACTGTAACAAAAAGATTGCGCTGTTTGATGACAAGTCGATGATGCAGTCGCATTCTACGCACGACAAATTTTTTTCTACTGGCCAGAGTGGCGGGTTGTCTCATAATTAACTCGCCAAAGAGTAAATTTACTCGCATTTGGCGACTGGGTGACTGTTAATTTTGGACCCTAACGGCGGGGATGCAATCAAATGTCGAGTCAGATTCTTAATCTTGTTGTTATTCTATTACAATTTTTCCAATTCCTGATTTTGATCACACTTTTGCCAAGTTTAGGCTGTTTTAGCTTATGTTTAGACATCATTCAACAGAACCGAATAGAAGTTTGGCATCTTGTCAAATGAAGGGAAAAAGAAATTTgttgaaaatgttgtttttggtATCTGTACCAAAACATTGGTATCGAAATGGCACTATACTTCAAAGTATTAAGATGCAGTTGGGGCTTTTAACCCAacacaattaaaaggtattctAGCACAGAACAGTTGCTTTGCTGAAAAGGTtaaacaaaaaagtaattaatttTCTAGCTAGACAGGCTTGTTAAGTTTTAGTACATTTTGTCTCGTAATTACTTTTGATCCTGGTCTGAAGCTAACCAGCTAGCTCAGGGCTCTACAATAATGGTTGCCTGTTTTCCATTGGCAGCCAATTAAAAGCCAAGGTTGCGTAGTGAGCAGACACCACCAAGCACTGAGTGCTCTGCTGACAATTTGCTACACTTTGGATTGTGAACGGCCAGTTGGGAATCGCTGTTATTGATGTTGGTACAAgctgaattttttttcttcgcAATCTGTACTTTTAGTTAAAGGGTCAGGAAAGAATGGCATGAATGGGGAAGATGGGAGTAATGGAAGAGAATAGGATTAAAATCACAGGGGTCGGAACAAGCACTGAAAGATTCTCTAAACGTGTTGATTTCATGTGTGATGTAGTGTTTGTGATCATAGAAAACGGTGTATCTATTCCACCAATTTCTCCACTGCTAGAAATTTCTGATCAtgtaacttttctttttttctaaattaagAGAGATTTGTGTTCCACTATCATGTGTTGATTTCTTTTGTCAATAAAGTTTCTGGGTCCCTTTAAGTGCCTCTTTTCTTAAGTGAAAGCCAATCTTCTGTGGTTCCACCAGAATGCATGTTGGGAAGAAACTCTAAATCTTTATGACCTCAGATGAACACCCAGTTAAGacatactctttttttttatttttttgtggaaatgCAACACATTTGTCAGCTTAAGACAAATCATAGAATGATAAAATGACTATTTTATTCATGAGATAACATTTCAGTCAGTCAGCAAAAGAAACCCCATGCCTTTTTTGAGATGTTTGATAGGAAATGCTCATTCATGTGAATATTACCAATGTTTTATAACCTTTTTTGCTGCAGACATTTTTACTTACAAGGTCCTGTTCATGTACAATACATAACCTACAGCCCCACTGTCAGCAATACCAGctaaattttttttatgtattggaTCTTCATACAGTACGTGTGTATGACATCCACAAATCTGGCATATTTAAAACCCCAGTCATTAAATATGATATGAAATCATTTTAATATCATCAAGGACCcggtacacacacaaacctatCCTTTGTCTATAATGTACACATACATATGTTTCCTGCAAGCAACATGTGCATTCATCTCATGTAGGACTGAAAGAGAAGGCCGTTGTCGTCACTTCCCGTAAAGAAGAAGCCGCTGCCCCAGTGGAGACTCCTGATGCTGAACCTACACCAGAAGGTACCACCCGTGTATTATACATTTTACGTGTTTTCAGTTCTACATGTCGGACAAGTCATAGGTCATTTTGGCTAAGGTTGGACAAGTTgacaatatgtttgttttaattagaAAAATGTAAACCAGATTAAAACGTAAAATGAAATCGCACAAAGCTGAAGCCACAGCTTATTCTGCTCCTGTGTGATGTAGCTGCAATGAATGAATGTAGGATATTGTTCACATTATTTATGGAAAGATTATGCTAGTGGGTCATGTTTGGCAGTGGACAGGGGGTCCGCGACCCtaatttaaatgtctgaaaatgtaCATTATATGAAACACAGTGGCTTCCACGTGTACCATGTTTAACAATAAcgcatgatgtataaatatccactcacccagtttaatatgcagctcagtttttttacaatatatgtagtatggGGACCcagctccgtctctctttcaactaaggggtccttggcctaaaaaccTTGAAGACCCTTGGACTATGTAGCATACGGAGGAGTCCTCAAAGTTGAACTGCTTATTTTAATAATCTGCTTGGCCAGAAGAAAGTGctttttgaattttaaaatggaaactTGTTGCATTCCCAAGAAAAGTCACTGCCCATTCATTCTTGCAAATATTCATATAACAttaccccccccacccccacccccctctcctCAGCTGTTATTGAGCCTGAGCCTGAGCCTGTGGAAGATGTGATTGAAGCTGCTGTAGCAGAGGACACTTCTGCACCTGCACCAGGTacatgagtgtctgtgtgtgcatgtctttaTGTGAGTGCTGGAAAAATGTCCATCAATGCAGGCAGACTGTTAATAAAAGCAGAGAAATGTCTTGTTTCACTACAGTACAGCTAGGATATTCCCTGTGCATTTAAGACCCCCTTATTGTTCAATACGAAAACCTGCGTTGTCCAGCAGCACTGGATATTTAAAGTGTCAGACACTTCTTGCAGTGTTTTGGGGCTGAATGAACATTGTAATTTGCTTCTCCACACATTTGACTTATTTGGAGTGCCTCGATGTTGGCATAAGTCCAGGTGTGGTAGGTGGCAGTAGGCAATTTAAAAGTATAATGCTAGTTTTGGGCTGGTTTGACTCACACATTAAAGATGTCACAAACCGACACCAACAGGACTTCTGCAGTACAAGGCTTGGCGTGAACTGCCTCCTGCAGGATGGACCCTGCACAATATACTGTGACATTGCCaagctgtggtgtgtgtgtgtgtgtgtgtttgagagagagagagaatctgtACAACTGTCTGCTCCTCCCTCTAGAGCCTGAACCTGAGGTAGCAGCTGAGCCTGAGCCCGAACCAGAGCCTGAACCAGAGCCTGAACCAGAGCCTGAACCAGAGCCTGAACCAGAGCCTGAACCAGAGCCTGAACCAGAGCCTGTGGAGACTCCTGAGGTTGGTACAGGCCAGGTTGATTATTATAAAACCATCAGTGAAACTGGGTCCAATTGCAGACAGCCATTTTTGAATGCTCCTTCAATCTCGATCCTTTTCATAAAAACATCTCTGCTGGAATTTGATCTTGTTAAATCAAATGTACTCAAGAAGCTTAATAGTTAATTAAATAGTGAAACAAGTATTCCTTCAGGGAATCATAACTGTTACACTCTTATGTAGTATGTTAACTGTATACTTTAATTACTTGCACAAATACAAGTTTGAACCTGTTGATGACATTTGGGCGGTGGATACGTTTTTAGGTGATTGAGGAGGATCCAGAGGTGCTGGAGGAGGAGCTTCCTGCTGTGGAAGAGGATGCCCCTGTGGAGGAGGTATTTGGTTTGTGTTATTAAAAGAAGCCATGCCAAGCCACCGGTTTCAAACTGAATTCTCTCCATCTTCGTGGGTGCTGAGATGGAGGTGGTAGAAAGGTCTCGTATCTTCCTGCAGGATACAAAAAAAGATTTGCACAACCTCAGATTCATGAGCGTATGCACTTAAGTATAACAAATACTAGAAAACAGTCTTTCCTTTCCAATTTCCTAGTCAGTCTACAGGTTTTTCCATACAAGCTGCTTAAGTTCCTCCATTTGTTTTGAGTGTGAAGCCCCTTTTTGAACTGTTCTCCAGTTATAATGCCTACCTGTGCCACCCATAAGAAAAGAAAGTACAGCAGCAGTAATGTAGACTTGCAGATGTCAACACTGCTTCCTACACTCAAATAATAGCtgctaaaatgtcaaacttgcACCCCCTGCTGGTAATGAgtgagtttttttattttattttattttatttttttatttttataactgctgttttttgtttctgaGGATTTCCATGCTACTTGACCACATAGttagaaatgaaaaataaacgTGCACACTGTCTCGCGACTACTGCTGgtatatttattcatttcaaacTTTTCTGACAGTTAGACCTTCATAATTAATGAAGTGTTATGTGTACGTGGGCGACTTTCTGACCACGTAACTTCAGGAAAACACTTatccatatgttttttttttgttttttttttaatagctaGTAAAAATGTGAATAGCTGTATCTTTTTCTAACCTTTTGACGATGTTGCTTGATTCAGGCTGTTCCAGTTGAGGAGGTTGCAGAGATGATGGCAGACCAGTCTGAAGAGGAGGCAGCAGCTGAAGAGGAAACGGCAACAGAGCAGGCTATGGAGGAGGAGGCCGAGGAGGCCACGGAGGAATTTGTAGCGGAGGTGGAGGTTGCAGTGGAGGAAGACGAGGAGACTGCGGAGGACATTTTAGCAGAGGTGGAGGATGCATTGGAGGAAGACGAGGAGGCTGCCGACGAGGCCGTGGAAGAGCCTGCTGCAGTGGAGGAGACCGAGGAGGCTGCTGCTGAAGAGGTGGGATCAGATGCTTATActgtagaggaagaggaagctgCTCCTACAGAAGAAGCTGTTGAGGAGCCCGCTGAAGAGGAGGCAGCACCTTCAGAAGAAAGTGTCGAAGAGGTAGCGCAAGAAGAGGAGGCAGCACCTTCAGAGGAACCTGCTGAAGAGGAGGCAGCTCCAACAGAAGAATCTGTGGAGGAGGATGcggaagaggaggaggcagcACCTTCAGAAGAAGCTGCTGAGGAGTTAGCACAAGAAGACGAAGCATATCTTTCAGAAGAGGCAGTGGAGGAGGCTGTAGAAGAGGAGGCAGCTCCCTCAGAAGAGGCAGTGGAGGAGGCTGTAGAAGAGGAGGCAGCTCCCTCAGAAGAGGCAGTGGAGGAGGCTGTAGAAGAGGAGGCAGCTCCCTCAGAAGAGGCAGTGGAGGAGGCTGTAGAAGAGGAGGCAGCTCCCTCagaagaggcagaggaggaggctGTAGAAGAGGAGGCAGCTCCCTCAGAAGAGGCAGTGGAGGAGGCTGTAGAAGAGGAGGCAGCTCCCTCAGAAGAGGCAGTGGAGGAGGCTGTAGAAGAGGAGGCAGCACCTTCAGAAGAAGCTGCGGAGGAAGCAGCTCCCTCAcaagaggcagaggaggaggctgctgaagaggaggaggcagcTCCCTCAGAAGAGGCAGTGGAGGAGGCTGTAGAGACAGAGGCAACTCCAGAAGAAGTCGTAGTGGAGGAGCAAACGGTACCAGGTAAAGAGGAAAGCATAAAAGTAAAAAGACGAGGTAATCCAGTTGTATTTGGCGCTTTCAAGATAGCAGATACCTTTCTTCAGGTACAACTCGTTAAACTGCGCTTCTAAAAAAACTTAGGAGAAACTTAAACTGTTGCGCAATGCCCTTCTgccatttaattatttttttttttcatttaaattgaaagtcaagtcaatttgTGAAGTAGTGGAGCTGATGATCCAAGGCTGACTTATTTTTTGTCAGTGTTGTACCTGTGCTGAACGAATGTTTTAACTGATTCTGTTTTTGGGAGCATACAGTTGGTTCATGGTTGGTTCATCATGTGTTTTTAATCCACAGTAACAGAGACGGAAGAAGTAGCACACGAAGCAGAGGATGCAGCAGAAGAaggtagagacacacacacacacacacacacacacacacacgggataGATGCAATGTAAAGGGGGCAAAGCTTTTTGAGGGGATAGCATTACAGTATTTTTAAGATCTTGTGGTtttacttgtgtgtgtttgtgtttctctttgCAGCAGCAGAGGAACAGATTCAGGATGAGCCCACAGGTAAACATGGTTTCCATTTAACGTCATGCTCATAATGATGACCTATAAGAAATATGACCTGAGAATACGTCTAAACGTCTTTCTCCCATTTTGGCCTCCGGTCAACACTAAGCTGTCGAACAATCCTTTTCATCATCACTTCATCTGCTGATAATTTTCTCAATTAACTGTTCATCCTTTATTAATTGACCAACCtaaaaatattcattttaaaatgttctaaaCCGAGAAAAGCCAGCAAATCCTCAAATTTTGGGAAGCTAAAACAAGAGAATGTTTTTGGTATATTTGCTTGAAAATTGACGATTAACGGTATTTGATGATCAGTGGGCCAGCGGGAGGAACACTGCTGCGCATAATCAGCAGGCCGCATATCACAGAAGTAAACCCAGAAGCtgagaaacctttttttttttttttaatccctaAAATTAGTTTTATTAGACTTGTGAATAAgatatgtaataataataataatatctgtatttatatagcatttttaaaggtgcactatgtgttcctgcatgacgttacttctgttgacgttccaagtaaattcaaaaccaaacagagcaagctcgccctgacccccatgtttccgtaactgtcatgactaaatGCGTTTTTCCACTGCtagtacctgctcgactcggccgcggtgccccgtcctcctttttccattgcagatttagtaccgcctcatgcgtgaggcgagcgtggctggtcgtcatagcagcgccgcagtaaactgccgtgacctaacgcgacacacacacacacacacacacacacacacacacacacacacagagagaccatcgaaggtgtgttgttgttgttgttgttgttgttgttgccacagccagaagacacattttgtttcaaatgaagctggaagCAGCAAAatgtaaactatttaaaaatgtcgggtttgttcaggacacctcccccccccctgtcgctttcacgtcaccttttggtatcacctcagctcgcttggaacctcgacggaggcggtacgaaaaaaagtacctgttggcagatTATCATaacggaaaaccaaaaaaagcgag
This Sander lucioperca isolate FBNREF2018 chromosome 9, SLUC_FBN_1.2, whole genome shotgun sequence DNA region includes the following protein-coding sequences:
- the asph gene encoding aspartyl/asparaginyl beta-hydroxylase isoform X27, whose amino-acid sequence is MGDPATLVESVTTPVVTAIPTVTAGEMQDVNKAQSANKNGKKADSGSSSGSFFTWFIVLALLGVWTSVAVVYFDLVDYQGVVDKAKGIQINLSEALQGKLVAYDTDGDGDFDVEDAKVLLGLKEKAVVVTSRKEEAAAPVETPDAEPTPEAVIEPEPEPVEDVIEAAVAEDTSAPAPEPEPEVAAEPEPEPEPEPEPEPEPEPEPEPEPEPEPEPEPVETPEVIEEDPEVLEEELPAVEEDAPVEEAVPVEEVAEMMADQSEEEAAAEEETATEQAMEEEAEEATEEFVAEVEVAVEEDEETAEDILAEVEDALEEDEEAADEAVEEPAAVEETEEAAAEEVGSDAYTVEEEEAAPTEEAVEEPAEEEAAPSEESVEEVAQEEEAAPSEEPAEEEAAPTEESVEEDAEEEEAAPSEEAAEELAQEDEAYLSEEAVEEAVEEEAAPSEEAVEEAAEEEEAAPSEEAVEEAVETEATPEEVVVEEQTVPVTETEEVAHEAEDAAEEAAEEQIQDEPTET
- the asph gene encoding aspartyl/asparaginyl beta-hydroxylase isoform X21, whose amino-acid sequence is MGDPATLVESVTTPVVTAIPTVTAGEMQDVNKAQSANKNGKKADSGSSSGSFFTWFIVLALLGVWTSVAVVYFDLVDYQGVVDKAKGIQINLSEALQGKLVAYDTDGDGDFDVEDAKVLLGLKEKAVVVTSRKEEAAAPVETPDAEPTPEAVIEPEPEPVEDVIEAAVAEDTSAPAPEPEPEVAAEPEPEPEPEPEPEPEPEPEPEPEPEPEPEPEPVETPEVIEEDPEVLEEELPAVEEDAPVEEAVPVEEVAEMMADQSEEEAAAEEETATEQAMEEEAEEATEEFVAEVEVAVEEDEETAEDILAEVEDALEEDEEAADEAVEEPAAVEETEEAAAEEVGSDAYTVEEEEAAPTEEAVEEPAEEEAAPSEESVEEVAQEEEAAPSEEPAEEEAAPTEESVEEDAEEEEAAPSEEAAEELAQEDEAAPSEEAEEEAVEEEAAPSEEAVEEAVEEEAAPSEEAVEEAVEEEAAPSEEAAEEAAPSQEAEEEAAEEEEAAPSEEAVEEAVETEATPEEVVVEEQTVPVTETEEVAHEAEDAAEEAAEEQIQDEPTET
- the asph gene encoding aspartyl/asparaginyl beta-hydroxylase isoform X12; the encoded protein is MGDPATLVESVTTPVVTAIPTVTAGEMQDVNKAQSANKNGKKADSGSSSGSFFTWFIVLALLGVWTSVAVVYFDLVDYQGVVDKAKGIQINLSEALQGKLVAYDTDGDGDFDVEDAKVLLGLKEKAVVVTSRKEEAAAPVETPDAEPTPEAVIEPEPEPVEDVIEAAVAEDTSAPAPEPEPEVAAEPEPEPEPEPEPEPEPEPEPEPEPEPEPEPEPVETPEVIEEDPEVLEEELPAVEEDAPVEEAVPVEEVAEMMADQSEEEAAAEEETATEQAMEEEAEEATEEFVAEVEVAVEEDEETAEDILAEVEDALEEDEEAADEAVEEPAAVEETEEAAAEEVGSDAYTVEEEEAAPTEEAVEEPAEEEAAPSEESVEEVAQEEEAAPSEEPAEEEAAPTEESVEEDAEEEEAAPSEEAAEELAQEDEAYLSEEAVEEAVEEEAAPSEEAVEEAVEEEAAPSEEAVEEAVEEEAAPSEEAVEEAVEEEAAPSEEAEEEAVEEEAAPSEEAVEEAVEEEAAPSEEAAEEAAEEEEAAPSEEAVEEAVETEATPEEVVVEEQTVPVTETEEVAHEAEDAAEEAAEEQIQDEPTET
- the asph gene encoding aspartyl/asparaginyl beta-hydroxylase isoform X23 encodes the protein MGDPATLVESVTTPVVTAIPTVTAGEMQDVNKAQSANKNGKKADSGSSSGSFFTWFIVLALLGVWTSVAVVYFDLVDYQGVVDKAKGIQINLSEALQGKLVAYDTDGDGDFDVEDAKVLLGLKEKAVVVTSRKEEAAAPVETPDAEPTPEAVIEPEPEPVEDVIEAAVAEDTSAPAPEPEPEVAAEPEPEPEPEPEPEPEPEPEPEPEPEPEPEPEPVETPEVIEEDPEVLEEELPAVEEDAPVEEAVPVEEVAEMMADQSEEEAAAEEETATEQAMEEEAEEATEEFVAEVEVAVEEDEETAEDILAEVEDALEEDEEAADEAVEEPAAVEETEEAAAEEVGSDAYTVEEEEAAPTEEAVEEPAEEEAAPSEESVEEVAQEEEAAPSEEPAEEEAAPTEESVEEDAEEEEAAPSEEAAEELAQEDEAYLSEEAVEEAAVEEEAAPSEEAVEEAVEEEAAPSEEAAEEAAPSQEAEEEAAEEEEAAPSEEAVEEAVETEATPEEVVVEEQTVPVTETEEVAHEAEDAAEEAAEEQIQDEPTET
- the asph gene encoding aspartyl/asparaginyl beta-hydroxylase isoform X24: MGDPATLVESVTTPVVTAIPTVTAGEMQDVNKAQSANKNGKKADSGSSSGSFFTWFIVLALLGVWTSVAVVYFDLVDYQGVVDKAKGIQINLSEALQGKLVAYDTDGDGDFDVEDAKVLLGLKEKAVVVTSRKEEAAAPVETPDAEPTPEAVIEPEPEPVEDVIEAAVAEDTSAPAPEPEPEVAAEPEPEPEPEPEPEPEPEPEPEPEPEPEPEPEPVETPEVIEEDPEVLEEELPAVEEDAPVEEAVPVEEVAEMMADQSEEEAAAEEETATEQAMEEEAEEATEEFVAEVEVAVEEDEETAEDILAEVEDALEEDEEAADEAVEEPAAVEETEEAAAEEEAAPSEEPAEEEAAPSEEAAEEEAAPSEEAVEEAVEEEAAPSEEAVEEAVEEEAAPSEEAVEEAVEEEAAPSEEAEEEAVEEEAAPSEEAVEEAVEEEAAPSEEAVEEAVEEEAAPSEEAAEEAAPSQEAEEEAAEEEEAAPSEEAVEEAVETEATPEEVVVEEQTVPVTETEEVAHEAEDAAEEAAEEQIQDEPTET